In Helicobacter bilis, a genomic segment contains:
- a CDS encoding glycosyltransferase family 2 protein, whose product MKLSLVVPCYNEQKSLESFSKEIFSILDSISKDHSNTTLTFECIFVNDGSKDNTIELLLALKAMQSYSPNDKDLAVHNENIIESKQSITQDSNPYNLTMPPNNCEIKVIDFTRNFGKEAAMYAGLKESSGDCVVIMDADLQDPPLLLPQMFKKWLQNEADIIYARRINRAGEGFIRSRLSEGFYTLHNLISSVHLESGVRDFRLLDRQVVNALLSMSEYHRFSKAMFEWVGFRKIGLEYENIPRHQGSSGWSLWKLFKYSVEGFISFSTMPLRIAFILGFVMSLFSLGYGLYAIIGALCFGNVVRGWTSLVALIVFIGGMQLIILGIIGEYIARIYEQVKRRPIYIKRHGRKDS is encoded by the coding sequence ATGAAACTCTCGCTTGTTGTTCCTTGCTATAACGAACAAAAAAGTTTAGAATCTTTTAGCAAAGAGATTTTTAGCATTTTGGATTCTATCTCTAAAGATCACAGCAATACTACTCTCACATTTGAGTGTATTTTTGTAAATGATGGTAGCAAGGATAATACAATAGAATTGCTACTTGCCTTAAAAGCTATGCAGTCTTATTCCCCAAATGACAAAGATTTGGCAGTCCATAATGAAAACATTATAGAATCTAAGCAGTCTATAACACAAGATTCTAATCCCTATAATCTCACTATGCCGCCAAACAATTGTGAAATAAAAGTAATTGATTTTACACGCAATTTTGGCAAAGAAGCAGCTATGTATGCAGGGCTTAAAGAGAGTAGTGGGGATTGTGTTGTGATTATGGACGCTGATTTACAAGACCCACCGCTTTTATTGCCACAAATGTTTAAAAAATGGTTGCAAAATGAAGCAGATATAATCTATGCTAGACGCATTAATCGTGCAGGTGAAGGATTTATAAGATCAAGGCTTTCAGAAGGATTCTATACATTGCATAATCTTATCTCATCAGTGCATTTAGAATCTGGTGTGAGAGATTTCAGACTGCTTGATAGGCAAGTTGTAAATGCCCTGCTTTCCATGAGTGAATATCATAGATTCTCAAAGGCTATGTTTGAATGGGTGGGATTTAGAAAAATTGGCTTAGAATATGAGAATATTCCGCGTCATCAAGGCAGTAGTGGTTGGAGTTTATGGAAGCTTTTTAAATATAGTGTTGAAGGCTTTATTAGCTTTAGCACCATGCCTTTGCGTATTGCTTTTATACTTGGTTTCGTGATGAGTTTATTTAGTCTTGGTTACGGCTTGTATGCTATTATTGGTGCTTTGTGTTTTGGGAATGTTGTGCGTGGTTGGACTTCGCTTGTTGCTTTAATCGTATTTATTGGTGGTATGCAGCTTATCATTCTTGGAATCATTGGTGAATATATCGCTAGGATTTATGAGCAAGTAAAAAGGCGTCCAATATACATCAAACGACATGGCAGGAAAGACTCATAG
- the mraY gene encoding phospho-N-acetylmuramoyl-pentapeptide-transferase — translation MFYELHGILNITLLKYITFRSGLAFFIAFLLSVYCMPFFIAWAKAKKASQPISSSIKAHANKKDTPTMGGLVFVFSAVISSLFCANLSNSYVQIGLICLITFMLIGARDDYMKISAKSNAGMSSRAKFLLLACVALILSVWLYMSGLSTDFYIPMLKKPLITLESYFMIAFWVIVFLATTNAVNVTDGLDGLATIPSICALASLSVFVYVGGNVEMAKYLLWPHIIDSGEVMVLSLAMIGALFGFLWYNCHPAQVFMGDSGSLALGGFIAYCAIVSKNEILLILMGSIFVIETISVILQIGSYKLRQKRIFLMAPIHHHFEAKGWAENKIIVRFWIIAILSNLIALITLKIR, via the coding sequence ATGTTTTATGAATTGCATGGAATCTTAAATATTACACTATTAAAATACATTACTTTTCGCTCTGGTTTAGCCTTTTTTATTGCCTTTTTGTTGAGTGTGTATTGTATGCCGTTTTTTATCGCATGGGCTAAGGCAAAAAAGGCTAGTCAGCCCATTTCATCATCTATAAAAGCACATGCAAATAAGAAAGACACGCCGACTATGGGTGGTTTAGTCTTTGTCTTTTCTGCGGTTATATCAAGTCTATTTTGTGCAAATCTTAGCAATTCTTATGTGCAAATCGGGCTTATTTGTCTCATTACTTTCATGCTTATTGGTGCAAGAGATGATTATATGAAGATTTCAGCAAAGAGTAATGCTGGAATGAGTTCAAGAGCAAAATTTTTGCTTTTAGCCTGTGTGGCTCTCATTTTAAGTGTATGGCTGTATATGTCTGGCTTAAGCACGGATTTTTACATTCCCATGCTTAAAAAGCCCTTAATTACTTTAGAATCTTATTTTATGATTGCTTTTTGGGTGATTGTATTTCTAGCGACTACAAATGCGGTGAATGTAACCGATGGACTCGATGGTTTAGCGACTATTCCTAGCATTTGTGCGCTTGCGTCGTTGAGTGTATTTGTGTATGTCGGCGGCAATGTCGAGATGGCAAAATATCTGCTTTGGCCCCATATCATAGATTCTGGTGAAGTTATGGTTTTAAGCCTTGCTATGATAGGTGCACTCTTTGGCTTTTTGTGGTATAACTGCCATCCCGCACAAGTCTTTATGGGCGATAGTGGGAGTTTAGCTTTGGGTGGCTTTATCGCATATTGTGCCATTGTGTCAAAGAATGAGATTCTATTAATCCTTATGGGGTCTATCTTTGTGATTGAGACTATTTCTGTGATTTTGCAAATTGGCAGCTATAAATTGCGACAAAAAAGAATCTTTTTAATGGCACCAATCCATCATCATTTTGAAGCAAAAGGCTGGGCGGAAAATAAAATCATCGTGCGATTTTGGATTATTGCTATTTTGTCAAACTTGATCGCACTCATTACCTTAAAGATTAGATAG
- the arsR gene encoding acid response regulator transcription factor ArsR: MLEILMIEDDVELAEVLSDYLKQHDIHVTNYDEPYTGMSALATKHFDLLLLDLTLPNLDGLEVCKKVAKQKNIPIIISSARSDVNDKVKALDSGADDYIPKPYDPKELVARIQSLLRRYSQKMAEEKIADKSVIFSIDKDTREVFFKDKKLDLTRAEYEILTLLISKKGHVFSREAIAIESESINPESSNKSIDVIIGRLRSKIEENPKNPQYIISVRGVGYKLEA; the protein is encoded by the coding sequence ATGTTAGAAATTTTAATGATTGAAGATGATGTTGAATTAGCCGAAGTATTGAGTGATTATCTGAAGCAACATGACATTCATGTAACAAACTATGATGAGCCATATACGGGCATGTCAGCACTTGCAACAAAGCATTTTGATCTTTTATTACTTGATCTTACTTTGCCAAATCTTGATGGACTCGAAGTGTGCAAAAAAGTCGCAAAGCAAAAAAACATTCCTATAATCATATCATCAGCAAGAAGTGATGTAAATGATAAGGTAAAAGCCCTTGATAGCGGTGCAGATGACTATATCCCAAAGCCTTATGATCCAAAAGAGCTTGTAGCGCGCATTCAGTCCTTACTCCGCCGTTATTCACAAAAAATGGCAGAAGAAAAGATAGCAGATAAATCTGTGATATTCTCCATTGATAAGGACACAAGGGAAGTGTTTTTCAAAGATAAAAAGCTTGATTTAACAAGGGCTGAATATGAGATTCTAACCTTGCTTATCAGTAAAAAAGGGCATGTTTTCAGCAGGGAAGCAATCGCGATTGAATCTGAGTCTATTAACCCGGAAAGCTCAAATAAAAGCATTGATGTTATCATCGGTAGATTAAGATCAAAGATAGAAGAGAATCCTAAAAATCCGCAATATATCATTTCTGTGCGTGGTGTCGGCTATAAGTTAGAAGCATAA
- the ung gene encoding uracil-DNA glycosylase — MLIPKTLSPQWVNLLKDEFSKPYFLEIIKHYKQALQTHKNAVFPQNAIFPPNELIFNAFNLTPPESVRIVILGQDPYHGSIFTQDGEIPQAMGLSFSVPKVVPIPPSLKNIYKELENSLGICMPNHGDLTQWATKGVLLLNAILSVQKGMAGSHKHFGWETFTDSVIHALSTHFSGIVFMLWGNFAKKKISLIDSTKHAIITAPHPSPLARGFVGSGVFLQANKALQDMGKMPMDWRII, encoded by the coding sequence ATGTTGATACCCAAAACACTTTCACCACAATGGGTTAATCTACTTAAAGATGAGTTTAGCAAACCCTATTTTTTAGAAATCATAAAGCATTATAAACAAGCCTTACAGACGCACAAAAATGCGGTATTTCCGCAAAATGCGATATTTCCACCAAATGAGCTGATTTTCAACGCATTTAATCTCACGCCACCAGAATCTGTTCGCATTGTAATCTTGGGACAGGACCCCTATCATGGTAGCATTTTTACACAAGATGGAGAAATACCGCAGGCTATGGGCTTAAGCTTTAGTGTGCCAAAAGTCGTGCCAATACCACCTAGCTTAAAAAATATTTACAAAGAACTTGAAAATAGTCTAGGGATTTGTATGCCAAATCATGGTGATTTAACACAATGGGCTACAAAAGGTGTGCTATTGCTTAACGCTATCCTTAGTGTGCAAAAAGGCATGGCAGGTTCGCATAAGCATTTTGGCTGGGAAACTTTCACAGATTCTGTAATTCATGCTCTCTCAACGCATTTTAGCGGTATTGTATTTATGCTATGGGGGAATTTTGCTAAAAAGAAAATCTCTCTAATCGATAGCACAAAACACGCAATCATCACAGCCCCACATCCTAGCCCACTTGCTAGGGGTTTTGTAGGTAGCGGTGTATTCTTGCAGGCAAATAAAGCTCTGCAAGATATGGGTAAAATGCCTATGGATTGGCGTATTATTTAA
- the htpG gene encoding molecular chaperone HtpG — protein MAKKAFQTEIKQLLDLMIHSLYSNKEIFLRELISNASDALDKLNHLTLSDDAYKSLVFHPRITISFDSEKKILKIADNGIGMNEDDLNNHLGTIAKSGTKSFLENLSGDKKKDSNLIGQFGVGFYSSFMVADKVVVNTKKALDTKAYTWISSGDGEYEILESSKEDYGTEITLYLKDDAKEYCNKWSIEDVIKRYSNHIQFPIFLQYTEEKKEEGKDETTKEEKEEQVNKAKALWTMSKSELKKEDYEDFFGTLAYDKEKPISYIHTHAEGKLQYKSLFYIPATPPFDMQRMDYKSHVKLYVKRVFITDDDKELLPSYLRFIHGIIDSDDLPLNVSREILQENKILEQIKSASVKKVLSMIESLAKDEAKYKDFYTKYGKVLKEGLYGDYENKEKLLQLMRAYSLKKGEYISLKAYKEAMLAEQKGIFYAIGKDLETLKNNPVLEKFKDYDVLLFADEVDNFVIPTIGEFDGTKLLDINSKEASEGIKSEISEEQKKAFETLIESFKGLDGVNEVSLSDSLTSPLALTDEGMQNSYMEQIMRQMGQEMPEPKKNVEININHELIQKIKDMPKDLRDKYCLILFNGAKILEGQSLKDSKSYVDSVHEMLLKSI, from the coding sequence ATGGCAAAAAAAGCATTTCAAACAGAGATCAAGCAATTACTTGATTTAATGATACATTCTCTTTATTCTAATAAAGAAATATTCTTACGCGAACTTATCTCAAATGCAAGTGATGCCCTCGATAAGCTAAATCATCTCACACTAAGCGATGATGCGTATAAAAGCCTTGTGTTTCACCCAAGGATTACCATTAGCTTTGATAGTGAAAAAAAGATTCTAAAAATCGCTGATAATGGTATCGGTATGAATGAAGATGATTTAAACAATCATCTTGGCACGATAGCAAAAAGTGGCACAAAAAGCTTTTTAGAGAATCTAAGTGGCGATAAAAAGAAAGATTCTAATCTTATTGGGCAGTTTGGCGTAGGTTTTTACTCAAGCTTTATGGTGGCTGATAAAGTGGTTGTGAATACGAAAAAGGCTCTTGATACAAAAGCATATACATGGATAAGTAGCGGTGATGGTGAATATGAGATTCTAGAATCAAGTAAGGAAGACTATGGCACAGAAATCACGCTTTATCTTAAAGATGATGCAAAAGAGTATTGCAACAAATGGAGTATTGAAGATGTGATTAAGCGATATTCAAATCACATTCAATTCCCTATATTTTTACAATACACAGAAGAGAAAAAAGAGGAGGGTAAAGACGAAACTACTAAAGAAGAAAAAGAAGAGCAAGTCAATAAAGCAAAAGCCCTTTGGACGATGTCAAAAAGTGAGTTAAAAAAAGAGGATTATGAAGACTTTTTTGGCACACTTGCTTATGATAAGGAAAAGCCTATAAGCTACATACACACTCATGCTGAAGGGAAATTGCAGTATAAAAGCCTATTTTATATCCCTGCGACACCGCCATTTGATATGCAAAGAATGGATTATAAATCACATGTGAAGCTGTATGTAAAGCGCGTGTTTATAACTGATGATGATAAAGAGCTATTGCCTTCATATTTGCGATTTATACATGGGATAATTGATAGCGATGACCTGCCACTCAATGTAAGCAGAGAGATATTGCAAGAAAATAAGATTCTAGAACAAATCAAAAGTGCATCAGTTAAAAAAGTATTAAGCATGATAGAATCTCTTGCAAAAGATGAAGCAAAATATAAAGATTTTTATACAAAATATGGCAAGGTGCTAAAAGAGGGGTTATATGGCGATTATGAAAATAAAGAGAAGTTATTGCAACTTATGCGTGCGTATTCGCTGAAAAAGGGCGAGTATATAAGCCTTAAAGCCTATAAAGAAGCAATGCTTGCAGAGCAAAAGGGTATATTCTATGCAATAGGCAAGGATTTAGAAACGCTGAAAAATAATCCTGTGTTAGAGAAATTTAAAGACTATGATGTGCTGTTGTTTGCCGATGAGGTGGATAACTTTGTCATTCCTACAATTGGCGAGTTTGATGGCACAAAGCTGCTTGATATTAATAGTAAAGAGGCAAGTGAGGGCATTAAAAGCGAGATTAGTGAAGAGCAAAAGAAAGCTTTTGAAACTCTTATAGAATCTTTTAAAGGGCTAGATGGTGTAAATGAAGTAAGTCTTAGCGATAGTCTCACTTCACCTTTAGCACTCACTGATGAGGGTATGCAAAATAGCTATATGGAGCAAATCATGCGGCAAATGGGGCAGGAAATGCCAGAACCAAAAAAGAATGTAGAGATTAACATAAACCATGAATTGATACAAAAAATTAAAGATATGCCTAAGGATTTACGCGATAAATACTGCCTTATACTCTTTAATGGTGCAAAAATACTTGAGGGGCAAAGCCTAAAAGATTCTAAAAGCTATGTTGATAGCGTGCATGAAATGCTGCTAAAGAGTATTTAG
- a CDS encoding DedA family protein — translation MIHTIIHTILDIIESFGYFGIFIFMAIESSVLPLPSEVVMIPAGYLVWEGKMNPVLAILAGTFGSLAGALCNYFIAIKIGRIFVIKYGKYFFMKEKSLVTTEKFFNKHGEISTFIGRLIPVVRHYISLPAGLAKMNLVRFSIFTLIGAGIWVSILTGFGYWLGDTFSGIDINEIVDTFGRGELDSTQQDIKAKMRLIIVAVLGFVCICALVYMWFMRKRKQK, via the coding sequence ATGATACATACTATTATACACACCATTCTTGACATTATAGAATCTTTTGGATATTTTGGCATTTTTATTTTCATGGCGATAGAATCAAGTGTGCTGCCCCTGCCTAGTGAAGTGGTGATGATACCTGCTGGTTATCTCGTGTGGGAGGGTAAGATGAATCCTGTATTAGCCATTCTTGCGGGGACTTTTGGTAGCCTTGCTGGTGCATTATGTAATTATTTTATAGCCATAAAAATAGGTAGAATCTTTGTTATAAAATATGGAAAATACTTTTTTATGAAAGAAAAAAGCCTTGTTACAACAGAGAAATTTTTTAATAAACATGGAGAGATTAGCACTTTTATAGGTCGGCTTATCCCTGTTGTAAGGCATTATATCTCTTTACCTGCGGGACTTGCTAAGATGAATTTAGTGCGTTTTAGTATTTTTACACTCATTGGGGCTGGTATTTGGGTGAGTATTTTGACGGGGTTTGGATATTGGCTTGGTGATACTTTTAGTGGGATTGATATTAATGAAATTGTGGATACATTTGGCAGGGGAGAGCTTGATTCTACACAGCAAGATATTAAGGCAAAAATGCGTCTTATTATAGTTGCAGTGCTTGGCTTTGTGTGTATATGTGCTTTGGTATATATGTGGTTTATGCGTAAGAGAAAACAGAAATAA
- a CDS encoding carbonic anhydrase — protein sequence MNELFQGAIKFYEEDYNNEKAFFKSLQENKPHTLFITCVDSRIDPNRLTHSKPGELYVVRNIGNLIPPFKDENNEMMEGYLATTSSIEYSICKLKVKNIIVCGHSNCGACAAVYNHDMLNEMPYVKKWLALLKPTIAQVESMQPESEHKRIWLTELQNIQQQLHNLLSYPFVEERFNRGELQIYGWYYNIMNGQILNYNLITREFKPIVGDNTLKSE from the coding sequence ATGAACGAACTCTTTCAAGGTGCAATAAAATTTTATGAAGAAGATTATAATAATGAAAAAGCCTTTTTTAAAAGTTTGCAGGAAAATAAACCACACACGCTTTTTATTACCTGTGTAGATTCTAGAATCGATCCAAACAGACTCACACATTCAAAGCCCGGTGAGCTTTATGTCGTGCGAAATATTGGCAATTTAATACCGCCATTTAAAGATGAAAATAACGAGATGATGGAGGGCTATCTTGCTACCACTTCATCGATTGAATACTCTATTTGTAAGCTTAAAGTGAAAAATATTATTGTATGTGGGCATAGTAATTGTGGGGCATGTGCGGCGGTCTATAATCACGATATGCTAAATGAAATGCCTTATGTAAAAAAATGGCTAGCCCTTCTTAAACCAACGATAGCACAAGTTGAATCCATGCAGCCAGAGAGTGAGCATAAACGCATTTGGCTTACAGAATTGCAAAATATCCAACAACAGCTTCATAATCTTTTAAGCTATCCATTTGTTGAAGAGCGTTTTAATCGCGGGGAATTGCAAATCTATGGTTGGTATTACAACATTATGAACGGACAGATTCTAAATTACAATCTCATCACACGCGAGTTTAAGCCAATCGTTGGGGATAATACACTGAAAAGCGAATAA
- the gltX gene encoding glutamate--tRNA ligase — protein sequence MITTRFAPSPTGHLHIGGLRTALYSYLHARAKNGKFLLRIEDTDTERNSKEALDGILEAFKWVGLEYDSPMLFQSERTPIYQQYAQKLLDSKHAYHCYLTKDELAAMRTQNKGANHANCSRKYRDFIGEVPKDIVPCVRIKAPLEGVISFEDGVKGNISFQASELDDFVILRSDGTPTYNFVVAIDDALSGITDIIRGDDHISNTPKQLLVYKALGFDIPRFYHIPMICNEQGKKLSKRDGALSVLEYRDSGVLPEALLNFLFKLGYGHGDKEIFSLQEMIECFDPHRINSNPSGCNFSKLYWLNAEYIKAMDNEKLAQLLNIENLKSTKSKTPTAEVFLDNFKGCADSCARSLLDINDEAQEANSPKQTFLESAKKTTQTLESLSNERKNILLNELKTRVNDLISMRNAIAQILNTPLALESENMDKSQQAYYDKALYNKLFTQDTKAILEQALSQFIDKLQNATLNIDSTKSLIQEHANNIANTFAIKPSIFMQALRLGLLGQKGGIDLGACLCVLDKDESIKRIQNLIEFAKQN from the coding sequence ATGATTACAACAAGATTTGCACCATCGCCAACAGGGCATTTACATATCGGTGGCTTACGCACCGCATTATATAGCTATCTACACGCAAGAGCAAAAAATGGTAAATTTTTATTACGCATAGAGGATACAGACACAGAGAGAAATAGCAAGGAAGCACTTGATGGAATCTTAGAAGCATTTAAATGGGTGGGGCTAGAATATGATAGTCCTATGCTTTTTCAGAGTGAGAGAACACCAATTTATCAGCAATACGCACAAAAGCTTTTAGATTCTAAACATGCCTATCATTGCTATCTTACAAAAGATGAATTAGCGGCTATGCGGACACAAAATAAGGGGGCAAATCATGCAAATTGTAGTCGTAAATACAGGGATTTTATCGGTGAAGTCCCAAAGGATATAGTCCCTTGTGTGCGTATTAAAGCCCCACTAGAGGGCGTTATTAGCTTTGAAGATGGTGTGAAGGGCAATATTAGCTTTCAGGCAAGTGAGTTAGATGACTTTGTGATTTTACGCAGTGATGGCACGCCGACTTATAATTTTGTCGTTGCTATTGATGACGCACTAAGCGGGATTACAGATATTATACGCGGTGATGATCATATCTCAAACACGCCAAAGCAACTACTTGTATATAAGGCATTGGGCTTTGATATACCAAGATTCTATCATATCCCTATGATTTGTAATGAGCAGGGCAAGAAGCTAAGTAAAAGAGATGGGGCGTTATCTGTATTAGAATATAGAGATAGCGGGGTCTTGCCAGAGGCTTTGCTGAATTTCTTATTTAAGCTTGGGTATGGGCATGGCGATAAAGAAATCTTTAGTTTGCAAGAAATGATTGAATGCTTTGATCCGCACAGGATTAATAGCAATCCTTCAGGCTGTAACTTCTCAAAGCTATATTGGCTAAACGCAGAATACATTAAGGCAATGGATAATGAAAAGTTAGCACAATTACTTAATATAGAGAATCTAAAATCTACAAAATCCAAAACGCCCACTGCGGAAGTATTTTTAGATAATTTCAAGGGTTGTGCAGATTCTTGTGCGAGAAGTTTATTGGACATAAATGACGAAGCACAAGAAGCAAACTCCCCTAAACAAACTTTTTTGGAAAGTGCCAAAAAGACAACGCAGACTCTAGAATCTCTATCAAATGAGAGAAAAAACATACTTTTAAATGAGTTAAAAACGCGTGTAAATGATCTTATAAGCATGAGAAATGCAATCGCACAAATCCTTAATACACCCTTAGCACTTGAGAGTGAAAACATGGATAAATCACAACAAGCATACTATGATAAAGCCTTGTATAATAAGCTATTCACACAAGATACTAAGGCGATTTTAGAACAAGCCTTAAGTCAATTTATAGATAAATTACAAAATGCAACACTAAACATCGATAGCACAAAATCTCTCATACAAGAACATGCAAATAATATTGCAAATACATTCGCAATAAAACCTAGCATATTTATGCAAGCCCTGCGTCTTGGGCTTTTAGGACAAAAGGGTGGCATTGATTTGGGTGCATGTCTTTGCGTTTTAGATAAAGATGAGAGTATTAAAAGAATACAGAATCTAATCGAGTTTGCAAAGCAAAATTAG
- a CDS encoding radical SAM protein, which yields MRYIERNADYFGDYCTQFRFKQVKNTIKQQPQHTIRALYMYVVGKARIRSQKSGKCTHISFKQVKKDIKQNPSQFFSTLSQYVAWKKHKLDKKLENIAMKFIRSYYKKRVKLGKVDIPYIELVLTTKCTLRCESCNNLMQYFDSKNQYICTYEGIKQSLDKFFAAIDSIHSVRIIGGEPLLFKDIDKVITYLGRERKVRSFNIVTNGTRIFNDKSLAALKACPNAIVCISDYSRSPNLKVPLKQESLIDQLKTHKIPYYVIWTDKNSSWWNPGKIYKRGRTNEDIIRNFKACMMPCVSLMSSEGIRRDSTKETIESETSIAPDGALFICPIASSLSRLKGLREFQGDFINLSDSNLRQRIVDFYAQDFFKACDYCHDMWLEKEHIPIAVQTDSILKLEPNNT from the coding sequence GTGCGATATATAGAACGCAATGCGGATTATTTTGGGGATTATTGCACACAATTTAGATTCAAACAAGTGAAAAATACCATAAAACAACAACCGCAACATACAATACGAGCACTATACATGTATGTTGTAGGAAAGGCACGAATAAGGAGTCAAAAATCAGGCAAATGCACTCACATTAGTTTCAAACAGGTTAAAAAAGATATAAAACAGAATCCATCACAATTCTTTTCAACACTCTCTCAATATGTTGCATGGAAAAAGCATAAACTAGATAAAAAACTTGAAAATATCGCAATGAAATTTATCCGTTCATATTACAAAAAACGCGTAAAACTTGGCAAAGTAGATATACCATATATTGAGCTTGTATTAACTACAAAATGCACTTTGCGTTGTGAATCTTGCAATAATCTCATGCAATATTTTGATTCAAAAAATCAATACATTTGCACTTATGAAGGCATCAAGCAATCACTAGATAAGTTTTTTGCTGCCATAGATTCTATACATAGTGTTCGTATTATCGGTGGAGAGCCGCTATTGTTTAAAGATATTGATAAAGTGATTACATATCTTGGGCGAGAAAGAAAAGTAAGAAGTTTTAACATTGTTACAAATGGCACAAGAATCTTTAATGACAAATCCCTTGCTGCATTAAAAGCTTGTCCTAATGCGATAGTTTGCATATCAGATTACAGCAGATCGCCGAATCTAAAAGTCCCATTGAAGCAAGAAAGCCTTATAGATCAACTAAAAACCCATAAGATTCCATACTATGTAATTTGGACAGACAAAAACTCATCATGGTGGAATCCGGGCAAAATCTATAAGAGAGGTCGCACAAATGAGGATATCATACGCAATTTTAAAGCCTGCATGATGCCTTGCGTTAGTCTCATGAGTAGTGAAGGCATAAGGCGTGATAGCACAAAAGAGACAATAGAATCTGAAACAAGTATTGCCCCAGATGGTGCTTTGTTTATATGCCCTATTGCAAGTTCTCTTTCTCGCCTTAAAGGTTTGAGAGAATTTCAAGGGGACTTCATTAATCTTTCAGATTCTAATCTTAGACAAAGGATTGTAGATTTTTACGCACAAGATTTCTTTAAAGCGTGTGATTATTGCCATGATATGTGGCTAGAAAAAGAACATATTCCAATCGCAGTGCAAACAGATTCTATATTAAAACTAGAACCAAATAATACTTAG